The following coding sequences lie in one Apium graveolens cultivar Ventura chromosome 1, ASM990537v1, whole genome shotgun sequence genomic window:
- the LOC141721434 gene encoding uncharacterized protein LOC141721434, translated as MYVPDKLTVKQSVCRKKFRGCVVEKFIQYAISHNVQELNIRTKCRNSKIKPFKLSTFNSKSMKKLTLDLLLDEDFALESNCWDLPALTTLHLKHAFSWYNGVKPNLPESSLTSLPALPTLCLDYADLSEISLSLPNLKTLHLNNCKLPQRVWDLPALLSLNLKNVQLPENMSDMFSNLINLRHLTLIFEREYKQRDHFISCPRLLNLNISCDFDYDQGKIVVSAPKLCNFSSFGIFLIKVEAPELEDVNIKLKGWPRYVSREKMKRYYQQFTRMLSGLGTAKNLSFDLESIEALSEIINIQARVSSPFINLKYVKLPKEYRSSRLSSALRSYLLGGCRGATVVTTSALQNNRTL; from the exons ATGTATGTTCCTGACAAGTTAACTGTAAAGCAGAGTGTTTGTAGGAAGAAATTTCGTGGATGTGTAGTAGAAAAGTTTATTCAGTATGCTATCTCGCACAATGTCCAGGAGTTAAATATTCGCACAAAATGCAGGAATTCTAAGATTAAACCATTTAAATTATCCACATTCAACTCTAAGTCGATGAAGAAACTGACATTGGACTTGTTACTCGATGAAGACTTTGCTTTGGAATCAAATTGTTGGGATTTACCTGCTTTGACAACTCTCCACTTGAAGCATGCATTTAGTTGGTATAATGGTGTAAAACCCAATTTACCTGAATCATCGTTGACCTCCTTGCCTGCCTTGCCAACGTTGTGTCTTGATTATGCAGATTTATCAGAAATATCTTTGTCTTTGCCTAATTTAAAAACTCTCCATCTGAATAACTGTAAATTACCCCAACGGGTATGGGATCTCCCAGCTTTATTAAGTCTAAatctgaaaaatgttcaacttCCTGAAAATATGAGTGACATGTTCTCTAACCTCATCAATCTAAGACATCTCACTTTAATTTTCGAGCGGGAGTACAAGCAACGAGATCATTTCATATCTTGTCCTCGATTGCTGAACCTGAATATCAGTTGTGACTTTGATTATGATCAAGGAAAGATTGTGGTTTCGGCTCCAAAACTCTGTAATTTTAGTTCTTTTGGTATATTTTTAATCAAGGTTGAGGCTCCTGAGTTGGAGGATGTCAATATAAAGTTAAAGGGTTGGCCTCGGTATGTGTCCCGTGAAAAAATGAAAAGATATTATCAGCAGTTTACACGTATGCTTTCAGGACTTGGTACTGCCAAGAATCTTTCCTTTGACTTGGAGAGCATTGAG GCACTTTCCGAGATTATCAACATTCAAGCAAGGGTTTCTTCTCCATTTATTAACTTGAAGTACGTGAAGCTACCGAAGGAGTATAGAAGTTCAAGGTTATCTAGTGCTCTTAGAAGCTACTTGCTTGGTGGCTGTCGTGGAGCCACCGTTGTCACAACATCGGCTCTGCAG aataaCAGGACTCTTTGA